Proteins from one Oscillatoria nigro-viridis PCC 7112 genomic window:
- the ntcA gene encoding global nitrogen regulator NtcA, producing MTHDRPLAAVFRQISGGAFPPIVETFERGKTIFFPGDPAERVYVLIRGAVKLSRVYEAGEEITVALLRENSVFGVLSLITGHRSDRFYHAVAFTPVELISLPIEQVEKALKEDPELSMVMLRGLSSRILQTEMMIETLAHRDMGSRLVSFLLILCRDFGVPGTEGITIDLKLSHQAIAEAIGSTRVTVTRLLGDLRQETMISIHKKKITVHNPVALSQQFT from the coding sequence GTGACGCATGATAGACCGCTAGCAGCCGTGTTCCGCCAAATCAGCGGCGGGGCGTTTCCACCCATTGTGGAAACCTTTGAACGGGGCAAGACAATTTTTTTCCCTGGAGACCCGGCTGAGCGAGTCTACGTTCTCATTAGAGGTGCTGTGAAGCTGTCCAGGGTGTACGAAGCAGGGGAAGAAATTACAGTCGCCCTCCTGCGCGAAAATAGCGTATTTGGGGTGCTGTCTCTGATTACGGGACACCGATCGGACAGGTTTTACCACGCGGTAGCCTTTACGCCGGTAGAGTTGATCTCGCTGCCGATCGAACAAGTTGAGAAAGCGCTCAAGGAAGACCCGGAACTGTCTATGGTGATGCTGCGGGGACTGTCGTCTCGGATTTTGCAAACCGAGATGATGATCGAAACGCTGGCCCACCGAGATATGGGTTCGAGACTCGTCAGCTTTTTGCTGATTCTGTGCCGAGATTTTGGCGTGCCCGGTACAGAGGGGATTACGATAGATTTGAAGCTGTCCCACCAGGCGATCGCCGAAGCGATCGGCTCGACACGGGTAACTGTGACTCGTTTGCTCGGGGATCTCAGACAAGAAACCATGATCTCGATCCACAAGAAAAAGATCACAGTCCACAACCCGGTGGCCTTAAGCCAGCAAT
- the fabI gene encoding enoyl-ACP reductase FabI encodes MIDLTGKNALVTGIANNRSIAWGIAQQLHKAGANLGITYLKDEKGKHERKVAELVEPLNPSLYLPCNVQDESEIESTFQTIADKWGKLDVLIHCLAFAGKDELSGDFTNTSRQGFSNALDISAYSLVRLCAAAKPLMAEGGSILTLTYLGGVRVVPNYNVMGIAKAALEMNVRYLAAELGPLNIRVNAISSGPIRTLASSAVGGILDMIHHVEEVAPLRRTVTQQEVGNAAAFLCSNLASGITGQVLYVDAGYEIMGM; translated from the coding sequence ATGATAGATTTGACCGGAAAAAATGCTCTTGTTACGGGCATTGCCAACAATCGCTCGATCGCCTGGGGCATCGCTCAGCAGCTACACAAAGCTGGGGCCAACCTCGGCATAACTTATTTGAAGGACGAGAAAGGCAAGCACGAGCGCAAAGTCGCTGAACTGGTGGAACCGCTCAATCCCAGTCTGTATTTGCCCTGCAATGTCCAAGACGAGAGCGAAATTGAGTCTACTTTTCAAACCATCGCCGACAAGTGGGGCAAGTTAGATGTCCTGATCCACTGTCTGGCGTTTGCTGGCAAGGACGAACTGTCGGGAGACTTCACCAACACTTCGCGCCAAGGTTTCTCCAATGCTTTGGATATTAGCGCTTACTCGCTGGTGCGGCTTTGTGCTGCTGCTAAACCCCTGATGGCCGAGGGCGGCAGTATTCTGACCCTGACTTATTTGGGCGGCGTCCGGGTAGTTCCTAATTATAATGTGATGGGAATTGCTAAAGCGGCTTTGGAAATGAATGTTCGCTATCTGGCTGCTGAACTGGGCCCGTTAAATATTCGGGTAAATGCGATTTCTTCTGGCCCGATTCGGACTCTGGCTTCGTCAGCAGTTGGCGGTATTCTGGACATGATCCACCACGTTGAGGAAGTGGCCCCGCTGCGGCGGACGGTGACTCAGCAGGAAGTGGGAAATGCTGCGGCTTTTCTGTGCAGCAATCTCGCTAGCGGGATTACGGGTCAAGTTTTGTATGTCGATGCCGGTTACGAAATCATGGGAATGTAA
- the hisB gene encoding imidazoleglycerol-phosphate dehydratase HisB, which yields MEIIDRPSLPPANSVQPARAALVKRTTLETDVTASLNLDGVGTCKASTGIPFLDHMLHQIASHGLIDLDVQAIGDLEIDDHHTNEDVGITLGQALAKAVGDRSGISRFGHFIAPLDEALIEVVLDFSGRPHLSYGLEIPNQRIGTYDTELVKEFFSAVVNHTQMTLHIRQLQGGNSHHIVEAAFKAFARALRMAVEIDPRRAARIPSSKGVL from the coding sequence ATGGAGATAATCGATCGCCCTTCTCTTCCTCCTGCAAATTCAGTTCAACCAGCTAGGGCCGCCTTGGTGAAACGCACGACACTGGAAACGGATGTCACTGCCAGCCTCAATCTCGACGGTGTGGGAACTTGCAAGGCGTCTACGGGGATTCCATTTTTAGACCATATGTTGCACCAGATTGCTTCTCACGGATTGATCGATTTGGACGTGCAGGCGATCGGGGATTTGGAGATTGACGACCACCACACGAACGAGGATGTGGGAATTACCTTGGGCCAAGCCCTAGCAAAAGCAGTCGGGGATCGATCGGGCATTTCTCGTTTCGGACATTTCATCGCACCTTTGGATGAAGCTTTAATTGAAGTAGTGCTAGACTTTTCGGGACGGCCTCACTTAAGTTACGGCTTGGAAATTCCCAACCAGCGGATCGGCACTTACGATACTGAATTAGTGAAAGAGTTTTTTTCGGCGGTGGTGAACCACACTCAGATGACACTGCACATTCGACAGTTGCAGGGCGGAAATTCTCATCACATTGTAGAAGCGGCGTTTAAAGCATTTGCGCGAGCTCTGCGGATGGCGGTGGAAATCGACCCGCGGCGCGCTGCTCGGATTCCGAGTTCTAAAGGGGTTTTGTAG
- a CDS encoding PmeII family type II restriction endonuclease, with product MSEQLHELLAFVLEKEIGLPASKSRSFASHFAELEEFFNLEAATLRNGISSISGKRALRFTPDEIERILAFISSGKLSLQLTIAENFLASICRDFTGRQLVMVENLTLGKIHPNPFLIRALNLDTPEEVVRLNVYMTATRSIVTSMGFFIQKLLISCSESAESPPGKSGWDAIKTTSDGEKCWIQVKSGPNDMDKDQIVYWAAKIEEKIQEGDRAYIGIAYGKRTNKTVTLGLLKQILPNSEMITLIGRELWDFVSEDTRYTVNLFEVLRQSARQVLAQSSIDEAIERCSVRIIAEFIGKYGEGSQGVFNYIADIF from the coding sequence GTGTCCGAGCAACTTCATGAATTATTAGCATTTGTCTTAGAGAAAGAAATAGGATTGCCTGCCAGCAAGTCTCGCTCTTTCGCCAGTCACTTTGCTGAGTTAGAAGAATTTTTTAACTTAGAAGCTGCAACACTCAGAAACGGCATCAGCAGCATATCGGGCAAAAGAGCGCTCAGATTTACTCCCGATGAGATTGAACGCATTTTAGCATTTATATCTTCAGGCAAGCTGTCGCTGCAACTTACTATCGCTGAAAATTTTTTAGCCAGCATTTGTCGCGATTTTACTGGGCGACAGCTAGTTATGGTTGAAAATCTGACTTTAGGGAAAATTCATCCCAACCCATTTTTAATTAGGGCGTTAAATCTGGACACTCCCGAAGAAGTTGTCAGGCTCAATGTTTATATGACGGCTACTAGGTCTATTGTCACTTCAATGGGATTTTTTATTCAAAAACTATTGATATCTTGCTCTGAAAGTGCAGAAAGTCCACCCGGCAAGTCAGGATGGGATGCAATTAAAACTACCAGTGATGGCGAGAAATGCTGGATACAGGTAAAAAGCGGCCCGAATGATATGGATAAAGACCAGATAGTATATTGGGCTGCCAAAATTGAGGAAAAAATTCAGGAGGGCGATCGCGCTTATATTGGTATAGCTTACGGTAAAAGAACTAATAAAACTGTAACACTTGGTTTACTGAAGCAAATTTTGCCAAATTCGGAAATGATCACTTTAATAGGTCGAGAACTGTGGGATTTTGTCAGTGAAGATACTCGCTATACTGTGAATCTGTTTGAAGTTTTGCGTCAGTCGGCTCGTCAAGTTTTAGCACAAAGTTCTATTGATGAAGCTATAGAAAGGTGTAGCGTTCGAATCATCGCTGAATTTATCGGAAAGTACGGCGAGGGAAGTCAAGGTGTTTTTAACTATATAGCAGATATATTTTGA
- a CDS encoding DNA cytosine methyltransferase: MINNKPITISLFTGAYGLDLGLEKAGFQTVSLVEIEPDATKTISLNRPHLSVSAVPRDICEVSAKTLLEEGGHILGLDRPLRAEEVDLVTGGPPCQPFSTAGKRGSVGDPRGSLFMDFIRIVDEIKPRFFIMENVKGLLSAPIRHRPHDRRGLGCPQLEADEMPGAALQVILAEMKRIGYEVVYDLLNTADYGVPQVRERVIFIGYKGNDSVTLPLPNYSQKGTGKKPKWLTLREGLKDLVDSQPEFVPYSESRVKYLRLLTAGQNWRDLPSELKQEAMGGAYKSEGGKVGFYRRLAWEKPSPTVTTSPHQKATDMCHPDELRPLSVRECARIQTFPDDWVFYGSTASKYRQIGNAVPVLLGEAIGKYLCQVIKGDQVRGREISQQLSLFS, translated from the coding sequence GTGATTAACAACAAACCGATAACTATTAGCCTATTTACGGGAGCATACGGTTTAGATTTAGGTCTAGAAAAAGCAGGATTTCAGACAGTAAGTTTAGTAGAAATCGAGCCTGATGCTACCAAAACAATCTCTCTAAATCGTCCTCATTTATCCGTATCTGCTGTACCGAGAGATATTTGCGAAGTCAGCGCTAAAACTTTATTAGAAGAAGGCGGACACATCTTAGGTTTAGATAGACCTCTACGCGCTGAAGAAGTAGATTTAGTGACTGGTGGCCCCCCGTGCCAACCCTTCAGCACAGCCGGAAAACGGGGGTCTGTTGGCGATCCGCGCGGCAGCTTATTTATGGATTTCATACGCATTGTTGACGAAATCAAACCGCGCTTTTTTATCATGGAAAATGTTAAGGGATTGCTGTCAGCTCCGATTCGACATCGACCTCACGATCGCCGAGGTTTAGGTTGCCCCCAGTTAGAAGCTGATGAGATGCCCGGTGCAGCTTTACAAGTGATTTTGGCAGAGATGAAACGCATTGGTTATGAAGTTGTGTATGATTTGCTCAATACTGCTGACTACGGCGTTCCTCAAGTTAGAGAAAGAGTAATTTTTATTGGTTATAAGGGTAATGATTCAGTTACTTTACCCCTCCCAAATTACAGTCAGAAAGGTACTGGTAAAAAACCCAAATGGCTGACGCTTAGAGAAGGATTAAAAGATTTAGTAGATTCTCAGCCAGAATTTGTCCCTTACTCAGAAAGTCGCGTCAAGTATTTGCGCCTGTTAACAGCAGGTCAAAACTGGAGGGATTTACCCAGCGAATTAAAGCAAGAAGCAATGGGAGGAGCTTATAAATCTGAAGGCGGTAAAGTTGGTTTTTATCGACGCTTAGCGTGGGAGAAACCATCGCCTACTGTGACCACGAGTCCTCATCAAAAGGCTACAGATATGTGTCATCCCGATGAATTGCGTCCTTTGAGTGTAAGGGAGTGCGCCCGAATTCAAACGTTTCCAGACGATTGGGTTTTTTATGGCTCAACTGCTTCTAAATATCGGCAAATTGGGAATGCAGTTCCGGTATTATTGGGAGAGGCGATCGGTAAGTACCTTTGTCAGGTAATTAAGGGCGATCAAGTTAGAGGAAGAGAAATAAGTCAACAGCTTTCTCTTTTCAGTTAA
- a CDS encoding TdeIII family type II restriction endonuclease has product MSAISSTTRVIIKAYLEVFIENLVNEYRGRLIPKLDIPAAYLSGQSSTEQSELLQTAIVPSELLRINEFERGFSSRLGTTYEECAKLIALEHHQEASRSYEISGEVSIEAIHEIERQLALFEQSADKNENKPAFEEMIEAVLEAQKTNHLVTRSVKADLYVLSHDGRKFLFEIKGSKPNKGQCLEVIQRLLRFHLLCGQSRPAAQCYYAMAYNPYGPNRSDYKWSAARKYTPFEQAVIMGDEFWNIIGGETAYEELLDIYQEVGREKGKYMLDALAFGF; this is encoded by the coding sequence ATGTCAGCTATTAGCTCAACTACCCGCGTCATAATCAAAGCATACTTAGAAGTTTTCATCGAAAACCTTGTCAATGAATACAGAGGACGGCTAATACCGAAACTTGATATTCCAGCAGCATATTTATCAGGCCAATCCTCTACAGAGCAATCCGAACTATTACAAACTGCGATCGTGCCGTCAGAGTTGCTACGGATTAACGAGTTTGAAAGAGGTTTCAGCAGCCGTTTGGGCACAACTTATGAAGAATGTGCAAAACTCATTGCTTTGGAACATCACCAAGAAGCAAGCAGAAGCTATGAAATTTCTGGCGAAGTTAGCATAGAGGCTATCCATGAAATTGAGCGTCAGCTAGCGCTATTTGAGCAGTCAGCAGACAAAAATGAAAATAAACCTGCTTTTGAAGAAATGATAGAAGCTGTTCTTGAGGCTCAAAAAACTAACCATTTAGTTACGCGATCGGTCAAAGCAGATTTGTACGTGCTATCTCATGACGGGAGGAAATTTTTATTTGAAATTAAAGGGTCAAAACCCAACAAAGGACAATGTTTGGAGGTCATTCAACGACTGCTGAGATTTCATTTACTTTGCGGACAGTCTCGCCCCGCTGCTCAATGTTATTATGCTATGGCTTACAATCCTTACGGGCCAAATCGTTCAGATTATAAATGGTCAGCGGCAAGGAAGTATACGCCCTTTGAACAAGCTGTAATTATGGGAGATGAGTTTTGGAATATTATAGGGGGAGAGACTGCCTACGAAGAACTTTTGGATATATATCAAGAAGTCGGGCGGGAGAAGGGTAAGTATATGCTTGATGCTCTTGCTTTTGGATTTTAG
- a CDS encoding DUF7689 domain-containing protein: MNGRLEYRKLLRFPNLENTEYEVTSEETVDYNCFAFVAGEEDCRWDPVDPDGYWPDGVPRELTLDAFIKAYQTIGYECCDNGEIEPGFQKIAIYTYNGEPQHAAIQEENGMWKSKLGDWEDIQHELKGLENPNYYGVVQQILKRPVNLLK; the protein is encoded by the coding sequence ATGAATGGTAGGCTGGAATATCGCAAACTCTTGAGATTTCCTAATTTAGAGAATACTGAATATGAAGTAACAAGTGAAGAAACAGTAGATTATAATTGCTTTGCTTTCGTAGCTGGCGAAGAGGACTGTAGATGGGACCCGGTAGACCCAGATGGATACTGGCCCGATGGTGTACCAAGAGAGTTAACGTTGGATGCTTTTATCAAGGCTTATCAAACTATTGGATATGAATGTTGCGATAATGGTGAGATTGAACCGGGATTTCAAAAAATAGCAATATACACCTATAACGGTGAACCGCAGCACGCTGCAATACAAGAAGAGAATGGTATGTGGAAAAGTAAATTAGGGGATTGGGAAGATATCCAACATGAATTAAAAGGCTTAGAAAATCCTAATTATTATGGGGTAGTTCAACAAATTTTAAAACGACCTGTAAATCTACTAAAGTAG